A section of the Virgibacillus sp. NKC19-3 genome encodes:
- a CDS encoding Cna B-type domain-containing protein — protein sequence MKTRVKRASIVMIFLLMIQSIVSGIAPIQTAHAEENSNDAFFDFASLTESSFSQEDGDGFVHIDWSLSNFDVEEAGQSTDFQSPVALVEQEGTLSSEEATDVAVYETTENGIHVTFNEAALEHPEAEGTVKLQVPLEEETAEEVSVEEGTEEGAEKVTEEEGTEESAEEEAAEAGTEEAAGEGAVEEEGTEETDGEELAEARGEEGTEEIAGEESTEANEEQEEAATSAASNVGPQVELGDIFTFDYFQMDGEDVTNGAEVYFDSQYQIQYAWDTGDQEVNAGDTATLELPGVFQQWENTPGQDIELDDGTVVGTFTINNGVLAFTFDENIEGQSVQNGVVGFGLEFDREKFTEEWEQEIDFDGDGEKDLTVVTIPNEIESEMEKEGEPDSDRDAREITWIVDITNGSDQPITNGALGDVLPDGVGEPGNFEVRELTYDVDGNETVGNEVDFNDPTRTENGFEMIFDSVPARGGYQVEYTTEITDYSITEFTNDATFNHDDGELEANTTVYATERSNPIQKSGERVWWDYVNQEEVDLIEWTIVVNENGVDIDNAVVHDELPAGLTVVDGSISVTNNGESVDIDTTAFPDNPLTLGSVRSDEVYTITFLTDYDWSEVNDGEYEEGNRFTNKTELFDGENKRGEDEDTVDVWRDSLLEKSGNIDDYNYEDKILSWEITVNQAGHPINDAVLTDTLPAGLGEITAEDIDIDGAEVNVDAIEVTQNNDGTQTVVINLGDIDSAVTVAYQTEVENFDVEHDFTNTANLGGEGIGDSETGDNETVNPPANNFGKSFEGIDYNAKTIDWQLEVNPIREAISELTITDTFPNEGMFLLEDTVEVTLGDEAFTNYTLEPIDGSYHNGFTITIDEDVELDGGQLEVNYTTSYDPDEVENPHTGYSEDGDSARLYINEAQYVGMTEGGHSFDQTRDANVEVRDDAWNNGKKEGNLVDPDNWSEASDRKIAWQVYFNYQEQNLGSDVSVTDTLDYEGEIIDESIKVSTYDVDPDGNTSMTDTVLERGEDYTVEGEGTEITINFTNDVTERYVIEFETTVPDISEENYVNDAVVKVGDNEYPYTSSVDYDKGNDFLDKQVLGHEGSEVYIGEELEWEIVVNESLSSVEGATLQDTISPGLSFVEDSLTIVTGTGEAFTEGEDYTLSTETNENGETVLDITFEEDVTEVLTVNYETIVTAEDGQSVNNSVEFSGMETQLGSDETEEITANQFAWTGGEFREDRGAIRILKVDSSGEPIESSEATFELYRDINGEKVLLGEYVTENGVLEIPNLHLGIYYVTETAAPDGYRLSDEEMTIEVDEVYGEEEYVIEEEFRNISDREIDIPVNKTWDDAENQDDKRSESIEVELLANDNGTEFDNLVLNSENNWEGAFNGLPELDETGEEITYTIEEVDVPEGYERDINGDMAEGFDITNSYTPEVTEISGEKLWEDANNQDGVRPESITVNLLADGEEIDNQEVTAEDNWSYTFANLPVYQPGEVGEEITYTVTEDSVEGYTTTTDGYDITNTHTPEERSVTVTKAWDDANNQDGKRSESVDVQLFANGEEYGDPITLSDENEWTHTWTELDVNEAGEEITYTVEELNVHEDYDVDINDEDLGNVTITNSYDPEVTDVSGTKIWDDADNQDGVRPESITVNLLANGEEIDSKEVTGEDDWSYEFTDLPQFEAGEEITYTVTEDEVAEYTTTVEGYDITNTHTPEERSVTVTKAWEDAKNQDGKRSESVNVQLFVNGEAYGEPVTLSDENEWTHTWTELAVNEAGEEITYTVEELDVPEDYDVDINDEDLGNITITNSYEPEVMDISGTKEWADNDHTNQRPDSITVNLLANGEEVDSVDVTAETDWNFEFEDVPKFADGTEITYTVEEEAVDGYVKEDIEGTAEDGFTIINRLEKVSVGDYVWFDENKDGLQDDTDIPIEGVVLTIEDEEGNPVTDVYGDPVEPTTTDENGYYIFENLPIDNTYIVRIDQEASAEALEGYKPTLEEVGDDRSIDSSTWFAVSRHLTKDGEHDPTLDFGFVQADPAEEPGKDPEEDPGKELGEEPGKDPEEDPGKEPGEGPGKDPEEDPGKETEEVSDKTDSGNREGTDESDGGTLPDTATSIFNLLFISLGLLTIGAILLIANRFRNRSSN from the coding sequence TTGAAAACACGTGTGAAAAGAGCAAGTATAGTTATGATTTTTCTTCTGATGATACAGTCCATTGTATCAGGCATTGCTCCTATACAAACAGCGCATGCAGAAGAAAATTCAAATGACGCGTTCTTTGACTTTGCAAGCCTAACAGAAAGCTCTTTCTCTCAAGAAGATGGTGATGGTTTTGTACATATAGACTGGTCACTGTCAAATTTTGATGTAGAAGAAGCGGGACAGTCTACCGATTTCCAAAGCCCGGTTGCATTAGTCGAGCAGGAAGGAACATTATCTTCCGAAGAAGCAACGGATGTTGCCGTCTATGAAACAACGGAAAATGGCATTCATGTGACGTTTAACGAAGCGGCGCTGGAACATCCGGAAGCTGAAGGGACAGTAAAGCTGCAAGTTCCTTTAGAAGAGGAAACTGCTGAGGAAGTGTCTGTTGAAGAGGGAACCGAGGAAGGCGCAGAAAAAGTAACTGAAGAAGAAGGAACCGAGGAATCGGCCGAGGAGGAAGCGGCTGAAGCAGGAACGGAAGAAGCTGCAGGAGAAGGAGCAGTAGAGGAAGAAGGAACTGAGGAAACAGATGGGGAAGAATTGGCTGAAGCGAGAGGGGAAGAAGGAACCGAGGAAATAGCCGGGGAGGAATCGACTGAGGCAAATGAAGAGCAAGAAGAAGCCGCAACTTCTGCTGCATCAAATGTTGGCCCGCAGGTTGAATTAGGGGATATCTTTACCTTTGACTATTTTCAAATGGATGGGGAAGATGTAACAAACGGTGCAGAGGTTTATTTTGATAGTCAATATCAAATTCAATATGCGTGGGATACCGGTGACCAAGAGGTTAATGCTGGAGATACAGCAACATTGGAATTGCCGGGTGTGTTCCAACAATGGGAAAACACGCCAGGTCAAGACATCGAACTTGACGATGGAACGGTAGTAGGAACGTTTACTATCAATAATGGTGTACTAGCGTTTACTTTCGATGAAAATATTGAAGGTCAAAGTGTTCAAAATGGTGTTGTCGGTTTTGGATTAGAATTTGACCGGGAAAAATTCACTGAAGAATGGGAGCAAGAGATTGATTTCGATGGTGATGGTGAAAAAGATTTGACGGTCGTTACCATACCAAATGAAATTGAATCAGAGATGGAAAAAGAAGGAGAACCTGACAGTGACCGAGATGCAAGGGAAATAACTTGGATCGTTGATATTACCAATGGCAGCGACCAACCCATTACGAATGGAGCATTGGGAGATGTTCTTCCAGATGGTGTTGGAGAGCCGGGTAATTTTGAAGTCAGAGAATTGACTTATGATGTTGATGGTAATGAAACGGTTGGTAATGAAGTAGATTTTAACGACCCAACGCGCACTGAAAATGGTTTTGAAATGATATTTGACTCTGTTCCAGCAAGAGGCGGATATCAAGTTGAATATACAACAGAAATCACAGATTATTCCATTACTGAATTTACGAATGACGCTACCTTCAATCATGATGATGGCGAATTAGAAGCAAATACAACAGTTTATGCAACGGAACGCAGTAATCCAATTCAGAAGAGTGGCGAACGTGTATGGTGGGATTACGTCAATCAAGAGGAAGTCGATTTGATTGAATGGACTATTGTCGTAAATGAGAATGGTGTAGATATTGACAATGCGGTTGTTCATGATGAATTACCAGCTGGGTTAACTGTAGTAGATGGTTCGATATCTGTTACAAACAATGGTGAATCTGTTGATATTGATACAACGGCATTCCCGGATAATCCACTTACTTTAGGATCGGTCCGTTCCGATGAAGTTTACACAATTACATTCTTGACAGATTATGATTGGTCAGAAGTAAATGATGGAGAATACGAGGAAGGAAACAGGTTTACAAATAAGACCGAATTATTTGATGGTGAAAATAAAAGAGGAGAAGATGAAGACACAGTAGATGTGTGGAGAGATTCACTCCTTGAGAAATCAGGAAATATTGATGATTATAACTATGAAGACAAAATCTTATCCTGGGAAATAACCGTTAACCAAGCAGGGCATCCGATTAATGATGCAGTTTTAACGGATACACTGCCGGCTGGTTTAGGTGAGATTACTGCAGAAGACATTGATATAGATGGAGCAGAAGTTAATGTTGATGCTATTGAGGTTACGCAAAATAATGACGGCACACAAACGGTTGTTATCAATTTAGGAGATATTGATAGCGCAGTAACAGTTGCTTACCAAACAGAGGTTGAAAATTTTGATGTAGAGCATGATTTCACGAATACAGCAAACCTTGGCGGTGAAGGTATTGGTGACAGTGAGACTGGTGACAATGAAACAGTTAATCCACCAGCAAATAATTTTGGCAAGTCATTCGAGGGAATAGACTATAATGCGAAAACCATTGATTGGCAGCTTGAGGTTAATCCAATTAGAGAGGCAATTTCTGAGCTGACAATTACGGATACTTTCCCTAATGAAGGAATGTTCTTATTAGAAGATACAGTGGAAGTTACCTTAGGTGACGAAGCATTTACGAATTATACTTTGGAACCGATTGATGGCAGCTATCACAATGGTTTTACGATTACGATAGATGAAGACGTAGAACTTGATGGCGGTCAACTAGAAGTGAACTATACAACGTCATATGATCCAGATGAAGTTGAAAATCCACATACAGGTTATAGTGAAGACGGGGATAGCGCTAGACTGTATATTAATGAAGCGCAATATGTAGGTATGACGGAGGGCGGACATTCATTTGACCAAACGCGTGATGCCAATGTTGAAGTAAGAGATGATGCATGGAACAACGGTAAAAAAGAAGGTAATCTTGTTGATCCCGATAATTGGAGCGAGGCTTCTGATAGAAAAATTGCATGGCAAGTGTACTTTAACTATCAAGAGCAGAATCTTGGATCAGATGTTTCCGTAACGGATACATTAGATTATGAAGGAGAAATCATTGACGAGTCGATCAAAGTATCTACGTATGATGTAGATCCTGACGGAAATACATCTATGACGGATACTGTACTGGAACGTGGTGAGGACTATACCGTTGAAGGAGAAGGTACAGAGATTACGATAAACTTTACAAATGATGTGACTGAAAGGTATGTCATTGAATTTGAAACAACTGTTCCAGATATCTCGGAAGAAAACTATGTCAACGATGCGGTGGTTAAAGTCGGAGACAACGAGTATCCTTATACTTCATCTGTTGATTATGACAAAGGGAATGATTTCTTAGATAAACAAGTACTTGGTCATGAAGGATCAGAAGTTTACATTGGTGAAGAACTTGAATGGGAAATCGTCGTTAATGAAAGTCTTTCGAGTGTTGAAGGCGCCACTCTTCAAGATACCATTAGCCCAGGACTTTCATTTGTAGAAGATAGTTTGACGATTGTTACTGGTACTGGTGAAGCATTTACAGAGGGTGAAGACTACACGCTTAGCACAGAGACTAATGAAAATGGCGAAACAGTATTAGATATAACTTTTGAAGAGGATGTAACTGAAGTTTTAACAGTAAACTATGAGACTATCGTTACTGCAGAAGATGGTCAATCAGTTAATAATTCAGTAGAGTTTAGCGGTATGGAAACCCAACTAGGGTCTGACGAAACAGAGGAAATAACAGCCAACCAGTTCGCATGGACTGGTGGGGAATTCAGAGAAGACCGCGGCGCGATTCGAATTCTTAAAGTTGACTCATCAGGAGAACCAATCGAATCTTCAGAAGCTACTTTTGAATTGTATAGAGATATCAATGGTGAAAAGGTACTGCTAGGAGAGTACGTTACAGAGAATGGTGTTCTAGAGATTCCAAACTTACACCTGGGAATCTATTATGTAACAGAAACAGCAGCACCTGATGGCTATCGATTATCCGATGAAGAAATGACCATTGAAGTAGATGAGGTCTATGGTGAAGAAGAATATGTTATAGAAGAGGAATTTAGAAATATAAGTGATCGAGAAATCGACATCCCTGTCAATAAAACATGGGATGATGCAGAGAACCAAGATGATAAACGCTCAGAATCCATTGAAGTGGAATTACTGGCAAATGATAACGGGACAGAATTTGATAACTTGGTACTAAATAGTGAAAATAATTGGGAAGGTGCATTTAATGGCCTGCCTGAACTGGATGAAACTGGTGAAGAAATCACCTATACAATCGAAGAAGTTGATGTCCCTGAAGGCTATGAACGTGATATCAATGGTGACATGGCTGAAGGATTTGATATCACAAACAGCTATACTCCGGAAGTAACGGAAATTTCAGGAGAGAAACTCTGGGAAGACGCTAATAACCAAGATGGAGTACGACCAGAATCCATTACGGTTAATCTGCTAGCAGATGGCGAAGAAATCGACAACCAAGAAGTAACTGCAGAAGATAACTGGAGCTATACGTTTGCCAATTTGCCAGTTTATCAACCAGGTGAAGTTGGTGAAGAAATCACCTACACGGTTACGGAAGATAGTGTGGAAGGTTATACAACTACGACTGATGGATATGATATTACCAATACGCATACGCCGGAAGAACGTAGTGTAACGGTCACCAAAGCATGGGATGATGCCAATAACCAAGACGGCAAACGTTCGGAGTCTGTTGACGTTCAGCTATTCGCAAATGGGGAGGAGTACGGTGATCCAATCACATTAAGTGATGAAAATGAGTGGACGCATACTTGGACGGAACTAGATGTAAACGAAGCAGGTGAAGAGATTACCTACACGGTTGAAGAATTGAATGTTCATGAAGATTATGACGTGGACATTAATGATGAAGACCTAGGTAATGTCACGATCACAAACAGCTATGATCCAGAAGTGACTGACGTATCAGGAACAAAAATATGGGACGATGCTGATAATCAAGATGGCGTACGCCCAGAGTCCATTACGGTTAACTTGCTGGCAAATGGAGAAGAGATTGACAGCAAAGAAGTAACCGGGGAAGATGACTGGAGTTATGAATTCACTGACTTACCTCAATTTGAAGCAGGCGAAGAAATCACGTATACTGTGACTGAAGATGAAGTTGCTGAGTACACAACAACGGTCGAAGGGTATGATATTACCAATACGCATACGCCGGAAGAACGTAGTGTAACAGTCACCAAAGCATGGGAAGATGCTAAAAACCAAGACGGCAAACGTTCAGAATCAGTTAACGTTCAACTCTTCGTAAATGGAGAAGCGTATGGTGAGCCAGTCACATTAAGTGATGAAAACGAGTGGACACACACATGGACGGAACTGGCCGTAAATGAAGCAGGCGAAGAAATCACCTACACGGTTGAAGAGTTGGATGTTCCTGAAGATTATGACGTGGACATTAATGATGAAGATCTAGGTAATATAACAATTACAAACAGCTATGAACCAGAAGTAATGGACATCTCAGGAACGAAAGAATGGGCAGATAACGATCATACTAATCAGCGTCCGGACTCCATCACGGTTAACTTGTTAGCCAATGGAGAGGAAGTGGATTCCGTTGACGTCACAGCGGAAACGGATTGGAATTTTGAGTTTGAGGATGTACCGAAGTTTGCAGACGGTACGGAAATCACCTATACCGTTGAGGAAGAAGCTGTTGACGGATATGTAAAAGAAGACATTGAAGGAACCGCTGAAGATGGATTCACCATTATCAATCGTCTGGAGAAAGTAAGCGTCGGAGACTATGTGTGGTTCGACGAAAACAAAGATGGTCTGCAAGATGATACAGACATCCCAATTGAAGGAGTCGTCTTAACGATAGAAGATGAAGAAGGCAACCCGGTAACGGATGTATATGGAGATCCAGTAGAACCAACAACAACAGATGAAAATGGATACTATATCTTTGAAAATCTGCCAATCGACAATACGTACATTGTACGAATTGATCAGGAAGCATCCGCAGAAGCCTTGGAAGGATATAAACCAACTTTGGAAGAAGTGGGCGATGATAGGTCTATTGATTCATCAACATGGTTTGCGGTATCTCGGCATTTAACAAAAGATGGGGAGCATGACCCCACGTTAGACTTTGGTTTTGTGCAAGCAGATCCTGCAGAAGAGCCAGGCAAAGATCCAGAAGAAGATCCAGGTAAAGAACTAGGAGAGGAACCAGGCAAAGACCCGGAAGAAGATCCAGGTAAGGAACCAGGAGAGGGGCCAGGCAAAGACCCAGAAGAAGATCCAGGTAAAGAAACAGAAGAAGTTTCAGACAAAACTGATTCAGGTAATCGTGAAGGAACCGATGAAAGTGATGGTGGAACATTGCCAGACACTGCAACATCTATCTTCAACTTACTGTTTATCAGCTTAGGCTTACTGACAATTGGAGCAATCTTATTGATTGCCAACCGCTTCCGTAATCGTTCATCTAATTAG
- a CDS encoding ABC transporter substrate-binding protein, translating into MKKTSSFLFVFILTFSLLIGCSSDNSNSEDEGQTADDGTEKTEETEDTEGAFPQTVTDALDNEVTMDEKPERIVSVIPSNTEIAFALGLEDEIVGVSDNDNYPEEVQEKESIGGMELNVEVILSLDPDLVLAHESSVEATQEGLEQIRDAGINVFVVNDAQDMEGTYQSIEQIGQVTGSQDEAEEMVSDMEEGFASLHEQAEEIPEEEQKSVFFEVSPEPDLFTAGQNTFFDSLLQVVGADNAAGEQDGWVPIDPETIVELNPDVVITTYGHYSDDPVEQVISRDGWESMTAVENEDVYDIHSDLVSRPGPRLVEGAKEIAEVVYPEYFEAE; encoded by the coding sequence ATGAAAAAGACTTCATCGTTTCTATTCGTATTCATACTTACATTTAGTCTTTTAATCGGCTGTAGCTCTGATAATTCAAATTCTGAAGATGAGGGGCAAACAGCAGATGATGGCACCGAAAAAACAGAAGAAACAGAGGATACAGAAGGAGCATTTCCACAAACAGTTACAGATGCGCTTGATAATGAGGTGACGATGGATGAAAAACCGGAGCGAATTGTTTCGGTGATTCCAAGCAATACAGAAATTGCGTTTGCGCTTGGGTTGGAAGATGAGATCGTAGGGGTCTCAGACAATGATAATTATCCGGAAGAAGTACAGGAAAAAGAAAGTATAGGCGGCATGGAATTGAACGTCGAAGTAATCCTTAGCTTGGATCCTGATCTCGTTCTTGCCCATGAGTCCAGTGTGGAGGCCACGCAGGAAGGATTGGAGCAGATTCGTGACGCCGGCATTAATGTATTCGTTGTAAATGATGCACAAGATATGGAAGGAACCTACCAATCGATTGAACAAATTGGCCAAGTTACTGGGTCACAAGATGAAGCAGAGGAAATGGTCAGTGATATGGAAGAAGGGTTTGCTTCACTGCATGAACAAGCAGAGGAGATTCCGGAGGAGGAGCAAAAATCGGTCTTTTTTGAAGTATCACCAGAGCCGGATCTATTTACCGCAGGACAAAACACGTTTTTTGATTCACTCCTACAGGTTGTTGGAGCAGATAATGCAGCAGGAGAGCAAGATGGATGGGTACCAATCGATCCAGAGACTATCGTGGAATTGAACCCTGACGTTGTTATAACGACATATGGCCATTATTCGGATGATCCGGTAGAACAAGTAATAAGCCGTGATGGATGGGAATCCATGACTGCAGTTGAAAATGAAGACGTTTATGATATTCATTCTGACCTTGTAAGTCGTCCGGGACCACGCTTAGTTGAGGGTGCAAAGGAGATTGCTGAGGTTGTTTACCCGGAATATTTTGAAGCGGAGTAA